One segment of Sander vitreus isolate 19-12246 chromosome 20, sanVit1, whole genome shotgun sequence DNA contains the following:
- the gpr65 gene encoding G protein-coupled receptor 65: protein MLMRNGNSTAVYLINLSISDLLYTISLPVWIELALQRPLAVIMHNSFYVGSGLLCCLSVDRYLAVVYPLHFHWVREVQTAAVVRIAVWTLEVAIHIILLDHTGALQAFSSRNLCEERIPMTQEDANIALTRVTLGFLVPVFIMTFCFQQIMWSLRQSNSIQTEERRKVGLLLFFLILTYIVAFMPYQTVMLLRAILEPGTCVWATRLRDLYLVCAMENLTLAANSECYSVDSASRRRPFLFFYLAIIITAIPSNIFSLYVSWQHIRQKNELGVYLFYLALSDLIFTIGLSLWLDFLWNGVCAHGGYVCMLSVYSLFTNFYTSDALLCCIAIDRYLAVVHPLKYTFLRKVSTATAVSVVIWVLVVCFNATTIRWEDSYSENNEFSLCFDTFIPLSENLARANVARFILGFIVPVLLVVFSTWRICVAVKSNQATEEQERRRISKLLTVILLSLLFCFGPTHIMMLLRIVVNDCWTNAWFLYLYKISIAISSLNCLADPLLYCFITKTWKANVKQVVLVILSFFICNIQVYVEMEITKDQWVLSVNPNLIWMLAEFQRQHV, encoded by the exons ATGCTGATGAGGAATGGGAACAGCACGGCGGTCTACCTCATCAACCTGTCCATTTCAGACCTGCTCTACACAATCTCTCTGCCTGTGTGGATTGAGCTGGCCCTGCAGAGGCCTCTGGCTGTGATCATGCACAACAGCTTTTATGTCGGCTCAGGCCTCCTTTGCTGCCTTTCTGTCGATCGTTACCTAGCAGTGGTCTATCCTCTCCACTTTCACTGGGTCCGAGAGGTGCAGACTGCAGCAGTTGTGAGGATTGCTGTTTGGACTTTGGAGGTTGCCATCCACATCATCTTGCTTGACCACACGGGGGCGCTGCAAGCTTTCTCCTCAAGAAACTTGTGTGAGGAGCGAATACCCATGACACAAGAAGATGCCAACATCGCCCTTACACGAGTCACCCTGGGTTTCTTGGTCCCTGTCTTCATCATGACCTTTTGTTTTCAGCAGATCATGTGGTCACTGCGGCAGAGCAACTCCATCCAGACAGAGGAGCGCAGGAAAGTGGGACTGCTGCTGTTTTTCCTTATTCTAACATACATAGTGGCCTTTATGCCCTATCAGACTGTCATGCTTCTCAGGGCCATACTGGAGCCCGGGACCTGCGTCTGGGCCACAAGGCTCAGAGATCTATACCTG GTGTGTGCAATGGAAAATTTAACCCTGGCCGCAAATTCAGAATGTTACTCAGTTGACAGCGCATCCAGGAGAAggccttttctgtttttctacCTGGCTATCATCATCACTGCCATCCCGTCCAACATCTTCTCCCTCTATGTGTCCTGGCAGCATATTAGACAGAAGAACGAGCTTGGTGTGTATCTATTCTATCTGGCCCTGAGTGACCTGATCTTCACTATCGGCCTTTCTCTGTGGCTGGACTTCCTGTGGAATGGAGTTTGTGCCCACGGGGGCTACGTTTGCATGCTATCTGTCTACTCTCTCTTCACTAACTTTTACACCAGCGATGCTCTCCTCTGCTGCATCGCTATTGACCGCTACCTGGCAGTGGTTCATCCATTAAAGTACACTTTCTTGAGGAAGGTTAGCACTGCAACTGCGGTCAGTGTTGTCATTTGGGTGTTGGTGGTCTGCTTCAATGCCACCACCATCAGATGGGAGGACTCATACAGTGAAAACAATGAGTTTTCATTGTGCTTTGATACCTTTATCCCACTGTCAGAGAACCTGGCTCGAGCTAATGTAGCACGCTTCATCCTAGGCTTCATTGTTCCCGTTCTCCTGGTGGTGTTTTCCACCTGGAGGATCTGTGTGGCGGTGAAATCCAACCAGGCCACAGAGGAACAGGAACGTAGACGGATTTCAAAGCTTCTGACGGTAATCCTACTCTcccttttgttttgctttggaCCTACCCACATCATGATGCTCCTCCGCATAGTAGTCAATGACTGCTGGACTAATGCATGGTTTCTTTATCTATACAAGATCAGCATAGCTATCTCAAGCCTCAACTGTCTTGCAGACCCTCTCCTTTACTGCTTCATTACTAAAACATGGAAGGCAaatgtgaaacaggttgttctCGTCATCCTAT CCTTCTTTATATGTAATATTCAGGTGTATGTAGAGATGGAGATAACTAAGGATCAATGGGTTTTGTCAGTGAATCCTAACCTCATCTGGATGTTGGCAGAGTTTCAGCGGCAGCACGTGTGA